The Candidatus Woesearchaeota archaeon sequence GCCCTCCATATTGAAGCGGGCAAACTCGAAGATTTTTGTCTGGTCAAAGCCCAATTCCAGCTGAATGTGCCTCTGCAGCTCGTTCCTCAGCTCAAACTCCTTGCTTCGCAGGCGATGGGTAATCTTCTGCAGGCCGTCCATGATTGAGTTCTCAAAATCATAGGTTGGCCAGACACGGTATCTCCTGCCGGTAAGGGGGTGGCCTTTCTCGATTATCCTCATGAGAACAGGGTCGCGCATTGTTGTGTTTTGGTGCGTGAGGTCGATTTTCATCCTCAGGACTGCCTCGCCTTCCTTCATCAGGAACATGTCCTGCCAAAGGTGCTGTATCTTCTTCAGCTCATTTTTCCGGCATGCGCATTCCATTCCCTTTGCCCTGTTCTCGCGCATTATTTCAGTTGGGCAAGTGCAGACATATGCCTTGCCTTTCTTGATTAGCTGGTCAGCAAAAAGGCTGAATTCTTCCATGTGGTTTGAAGCATTGTCAATGATGTCAGGCTCTATGCCAAGCCAACTGTAATTGTCGAGATGGATGTCATAGAACTCCTTTTCAGCCAGCTCAGGGTTGGTGTCTTCGAACCTGAGATAAAATTTGCCCTCGTGCTTCCTTGCAAGGAGGTAATTCAGCATGATTGCCTTCGCATGCCCGATGTGGGGGTACTTGCTCGGCTCAGGCGGGAAGGCCGTCGCAACGTATTCGCCCGGCCTTATCCCCAGGAATGCAAAAATGTCCCTTTCCTCGTGCTTTTTTCCCCTGCTTTCCTCGAGAAGCTCAGGCGCGACCTTTTTCAGCTCCGCTGCCTGGGCATCCTGCGACATGGCATTTACCCTGACGCAGACCTCCTGCGCCTTTGTCCGGATCTCATCAATCTTCTTCCTGGCCTCTTCACTCTCAGACAAAAGCCTTCCGACTACTGTTTTTTCATTTGCAGTGCCATTGAACCTGACTGCGTTCTGCAGTGCATACTTGTAGAGTTGCGCCTCAAAATCCATGTTGTCCCCATGCTTGTTTTAGGCCCATAGTATATAAAATTTTATATATTTGTTCCTCCTGAAATTCAAAATGGCAAAAAAAGCAGGGCTTAAGCGCAGGCTTGCTGAGAAAAGCCCGGAATTCAGGGACAGGCCAAAATTGCATGACCACCTGGCAGCAGGCAACGGAAGCTGGTTTTTCCTTTTGTGGTCCATTGCGCTGATTGCCAATTCAGTGCTGAACTTTTTTTCAGGGGATTATTTTCTCGGGCAGTTCTGGACAGGGACAATCCTCTTCATTTTTGCAATTGTATTCTGCCCATGCTATGCTGGAAGGACGTGCAAGGTCATAGGAATACACAGCGACAAGAAGATGAATTAATTTTTTCTGGGTTCCGGCCATCGCCTGCCTTTGGTTTTGCAGATCGAAAACCAGACTGACATTTTATTCCATGCCAGGCAGCCTTGGGCCAGTTGATTTTTTCTTGAAATCCATTGGCGGCCTTCTCAATTCCTGTACCCATTGCAGGCCAATCCTCAATAGTTCCTTGTTAAAAGATTCAGACAGCTTGTATGTTTTTGAGTAGAGGTTATAATCAATTATCCCCATGCTCTTCATTGGAGTGAGTATCCTGTCATAGAACTGCCTCTTGTTGTAGGAAATCTTGACTTTCTTCCCGCTGTAGGGCGCTTCGTCGATTTCAGTGATAAGGTTTCCCTCATGCAGCTTTGTCGCGAAAAGGCTCATCTCGGTCTTCCCGATCTGGCTGCCATTTTCCTTCATGTAGCGGACAAGAAGCTTGGCAACAATGACCTGCTGCTTTGTAGCAAAGACTGTTTCGTAGATGTCATCCGGCAGATTGAACTTGTCGAACAATATTACCATACTGTAACCCCCAGAAGCTTGATGATTATCCTGGTATATAAATGTTGCTTTTTGTAGAATGGGAGAGAGAAAGTAGTCTAAAAAAAGTACATGTGGATAATCTGGCGATGAGGATTATTATGTTTATTGGTTAATAGGCTTAGCCAAATATCCTTTCAAACCAAGCTGCTATCTTCTGCATCATTGACATGTTTTCTTCAAGCTGTTTTTGCAGGTCAACGCAGCTTCCTGAATTGCAGGTGTTGGTTTGGCATTCAAAATTGTTGTCGCACACCTGACCGATTTCTTTCTGGTATTTTATTGCTGTGTCAAGGTCACAGTAAGTGGCGGCGCCTTTGCTATCCCTGGTTCTCAAACCCACTGACAAGCACAGGTTGCCCTTTACGCAGCCATCGCATTTCTTGGAGACTTCGCCCTTTGAGACTTCATCAGTGCCGACTGAAATTTCACTGCTGCCAGAAGCAAATTCAGTCTCGCTTTCAGAAACCTTAGTTGTCTCAGTTGGTGGCAATGGGTGCTCTACAGAGCTATCTGTTCCCTTTATGAAGGAAAAGACAGTCTGCTGATAGGCAGGGTCGATTTTGTGCAAGACCATGGCAATGCCATTAATGTTGAACACATCACCTTCTTCCATGTTGAATTTGAGAACTTTTCCTTCCTCATTTGTTACAGTGCCAATGACCATATACCTTGTAGCGACCACCGGGGCCTCTGTCACAAGAGTGGGCTTGGCTTCAAGCACGGCCTGGCCGGTCAGCATGTTACTCTCCACCGAACTTGTTGGGGAAACAATCACTTTTTGGCTTCGAACCATTTCTGCCATCGCCACGATTTTCATGAGCTCCACGCGCAGGTACGGCTGGCTGAGCATTGCCTTCCCGCCTGTTTTCAGGAGGAATTTTTCATTTAGCTTGACAATTTGTGCATCGGGCTCCACAGAGTTCACAATAAAGCTTGCGCTCTTGTAATTCACATTTTTCACAGTCACCAGCATATTCTGGTATTGAGCAGGCTCATTTTGGGTAAAAATTCTTGACTCCTTGCTGCCCTGGTACTCAATTTGAACTGCTGCCTGAGACGCTTTGCATGCAGGTGTTTCCGTGATAATTGATGGCTCTTTAGTCGTGGTGATTACACTTGTTGATTGGGCATTCGCAATGGATACTGTATTTGCACCTGAACTGCCTCCTGATCCGCCCCCTGATGCAGCAGATGCTGTTTCTGTCATTGATTCTTGGACAGCTTCTACAGGATATGTTTCGCCAGCGGGAATGCAAGTGAGGATCTTGCAGCCTGCAACATTCAGGGAGGTATAAGGCACTGTTCCTTCTGTGCATTGCACCATTTTGATAGGGCATGTGGAGATCACGGGACAATCGGTTGTTATTGCCCTAATCAACGTTATTTTTGCGCCGTTGTCAACCATCCTGGCGGTCTGCCCCTCATCCAGGCGGAATGGCTTTCCAAAGTATGCGATTATTTCGTCGCCGGTGTCACTTACAGAGACCTTATGTGACTGAACTGCTGTCAGGCCTGTTTCATCCCTAACAGTGAATGTCACTATGTAATCCCCTGCGCTTGAGTATTGATGCTGCATTGTGGCAGTAGTTCCAGGGGATAAAGGCACCAAAGGCACGCTCTTTGCAGTGCCCTCATTTGTTTCATCTCCCCACAATGCCGTAAAAGTCAGCAAGGCGCCATCTGGGTCATGCGCGCTTATTCCCCAGGTGCCAACTTCATTTACATTCAAAGCACCCGGACCAGTGAAAGAGTCTATTACAGGAGCCTTATTTCCTGTTTCGCTGACATAGAATTTTTCCTCTGCGATATTGTTGCTGGAATCCTTGTCTGCGCCTGTTGGCTGCAGATAAAACTTCACTGTGTGCCAGCCAGGGGAATAATAGCTTCCGCCACCGACATTATCAGGCCCTTCGGTCTCGCCAGGCGTAAGGCCGTGATAGCCATTGCCCGAGTTCATGAAGATATTATCTACATACAGTATAACATTGTAAGGGGCTGATGTTGCTGTACCAATGTTTTGCACCATGCCGTTGATTTTTACTTGGACACGGCCCTGCGAATCCACAGAATCCTGTTGCTGTATTGAAATGGACCCTATTGTAAGGTCAGCCTGCTGCACTGACTGGCCAACCTGAACAGTCAGCGTAGATTTTGTTGTGGCGCCCTTGTCATCAATGGCAGCAAATGTTATAGTATAATATCCCGGAGCGTAGTATGTGTGCTGGAAAGTTCCTGATGATTGAAAGCCCCCTTTTTCATCAGCACTAACCGGCGCTCCCAAGTTTTCATCTCCCCATGAAATTTCGTACGCCAGATAATTTCCATCGGGATCATATGCGGATATTTTCCATGTGCCTGTTTCCTGAGCCTGCAATGACACAGGCCCGCCAATTGAAGTGATGACAGGAGGCTTATTTGCCGGAGCTGGTTCTGACCCACAAACCATTATTTCGTGAGTGTGGTCGTTGAAATATGCCCAAACCCTTCTTCGAGTTCCGTCATCATTAGTTTTCCAATCAACATCGTTGATGCCGGGTGTGTACCAGTCAGACCAACCGCCGCCCCACATAATCCTATACTTAAGTATTTCTGGGTGTGATAGGGTGCTGAGGCTGGCAAATGTTTTGTCCATGGGATAAAGGGGGTTGCGAACCTGCGAACTTGTTGACTGGCCGCATCCTATGGCCACTCCACTATTTGTAAAAAAAACATAGCCCTCGCTTGTTCCTTGCGCTGCCAAATTGTTGTTGGTATCATAAATTGAAATCCTGACTTTCAGCTTCATGTTCAGAAAAGAAGGATCAGAGATAGAAATGCTTGTGCGCCCGAAACGGCTGTCATCTGGGCCAACAAATGTTGATGTTGCCGTGGTTTTGTAAACCGCCTGGCCATTGCTATCCACCAGTTCTATAACCGGCTTCGATGTCCAATACGCAGTGGGAACGCTGCTGGTTTTCCAGCCTATTGTATAAGCATGCCCAAGCATCCATGACTCGCCGCCATAGGGAGTGACTACACTTATGGTGCTCACAACTGGCAAAGGAGCTGAAATCAAGCAAGCGCCATCATTGCACCCATAGGGGCATGAGACTCCCTGGCCATTTGGTGAGTAAGTGGCTATATAATTTCCAGAACACGTTGCCTCTTCCAGTGCGCAATTATCTCCACTGCAGGAAGCAGTCTGATATCCACCGCCATTGGCATAGCGAACAAAACATGCATCATATATTGTTCCAACTGCACCATTACCATTATTACCTGTGGCAAATCCTTTTAGATTGAAATTCAGCCCCTGATCAGTGTCAGTGCATGCAGGAATGGCCGGGACGGTATCATTTTCAGCAATAACTGCTAAAGCAGATGCAAGCATTAAACTAAAAGCAAACAAAATTGATGTTACGATTCTTAGATTTTTTTCCATTGTTTTCCCACCTTTTCACATTTTTTGGATTGATTTTATGAGGACACCACTTTTTCTGATCCATTATTAAAGCGGACGAATATAAGTAGTTTTACCGGACACATGGGACACATTTTTGGCATTAATCGTTCCAATGAGCCTAAATCACCAAGAAATCGTTTATAAGACCTTATTTTCGTTTCCGGTAAGGAAAAACTCAGTCAGCTCGGTTTTCTTCATTTTTCCAATTGACTCGGTTTTTATGATTTTTTTCTGCTCCAGTCTCTGCAAACACCTGAATAGACTAGTTTTGGGGATTCCTGAGCTGTACCTGATCTGGTTTTGCGTTGATGTGCCATTGTTTTTGAGCAGGTATTCGACCACTTCCTGTTCATAGGCGTCTAAGGTTGAGAGAACTGCTGCCATCCGGTCTGTCAATAGAATCCCTTGGACAGCCGGAGCTGCCATTTGCGCAGATTGACCAGCTTCTGCAGACCGGTCGGGAGGCGTTTCATTTGGTTTTTTCGAGTATTCCTTGCCAGGCAAAACAGACTTTGATGAATAGAGGCGGAGAATGACAAGTATCCCCACGACAATTATTATGCCAATAATCAGTCCCCACCAAAATGTGGCGCCGAGCCCTTTAGTTTTGCTTTCAAAGTGCACCTCAACATCATAAACCATACTCTCATCCGCATTGATTTCCACGTTAGCAATGTTTTCTCCTTCGCTTGCAAAGATTTTACAATTGCCCAGCGGAACATTAAGGAGCGAAAATGAGCCGTATACGTCAGTTAAGATATCATTTCCGGCATAATTTTGGGCACATTCATACTTTATGCCAGCTCCGGCAACATAATTGTCAAAGGCATCGACAACAGTTCCACGGATATGCGCTATTGGAGTGAGAATAATTGTTTCCTGCACGGGTGATGAGGAAGGCTGTAGCATCGTTTTGCCATAATGCCCGAAAAAAGCGGACTCAGTGCTTCTATAATTTATTGCCAGCTCATAATTCCCTTCTGCCACATTTAGCTCCAATATTCCATCAGGCAGATAGCGGTCATAGGAAAGGATGGAACCATCATTCAAATCCTTTATTTCAAAATGGACAATTGATTCAGCGATAACGGTTCCTTTCTCATTCATCAGGGTAAATGTGTAGTCAGTAAACCCGTCTGCAGCATATGCAGAAAACTGCAACACCGCCGCAAGAATTAAGAGAATAATTCCCCTTTTGGTCACGAAAGACACACGCATGTTTACCAAAATCATGCAACTGATTATTTAAATGTTTCGCAGGTTGATAGTTGGCTAATTGATGATAAAAGAGATAAGATATTAACCATAGTTTTGGAAAAATAAAGTGGACTGGCCGGTTGTGCGTCGGATCGCGGCATTCTGCAGGGACAGTCGCTCGGGATAAATCCCAAAACTTCTCAATTCTTCCTGCTTTTCCGCAGGAAGCAAGTTCCAGCTGTGCAATAAAATTTCCTTGAATTTTTTTGCGTCGAGGGTAATTGTGTGTTTTTTCATAATATCTTGTTGTTTGTCATCATTAATGATGGGTTCTCGGAGAAGGTTATGCATTTATTCATGGTTACGGGCGACTACATCTTCTTCTTTTTGTGGCCACCTAATTGTTTCTTCAGAGAATTGTATTCTTTCATATACAGTCCGATTGTCGGCTTCAAGTTATGATTCTTTTCGTATTCCTGCAGAGATTCGTAGTACCCTTGCCTATTTTTGAGATTGATGTTTATTGGTGGTAGATTATGCTTAATTAGGATGTTGTTCAGCAATATTCTTCCAACTCTTCCATTTCCGTCCCTGAATGGGTGAATATTTTCAAATTGGTTGTGGATGACTGCCCCAAGAACCAAGGCAGGATACTCATTCTTGTTTTTTTCATACCACCTGATTAACTCTTTGAGCAGATGATTTATTCTTGTTTGTGGTGCCCCTTCATGAACAACCTGTCCTCCACTGCCCATTACAACGACTTCTTCGCCTTTCTTTCGCAATTGTCCGGCAAATGATTTGGAGTTTTTGAAAACTATTTTATGAATTTTTTTTATGAGCTCAATAGAAACATGCTCTTTTGTTGTTCTTATAAGCATTATAGCTTCATCAACTCCATAAGCCTCTGCTATATCTTCCTTAGATTTGTCTGGCCACTTGTCTTTTTCCAGTAATTCCTTCACTTCTTTTACATTGAGCTTGCTTCCTTCAATTGCATTGGTGTTGTATGTAAATATTCTTGAAAATGTCTGCCAATCTTCTTTTGAAAGATGGGAAATTTTTAAGGGAATTTGCGCTTCAAGTTTTTTTATCTCTTCAATCTCTTTTTCTGATAGTTTAGTTTGCAATGGATCCTTTATGATATTATATTTGTGTATCTCTTCCAGGATAAGTTTTTCAGCAATTTCCCTCCGTTCTTCAAGCAGTTCAACTTTTAGGTCTTGACCCAGATATTTTCTGAATTTGTATACTTTAGCACCTTCCCTATATGAATGGGCGAGAAAATATTTTGCCTTCTTTCCTTCAACTCTCTTTTCGATGTGCATGCATTGAGGGGGTGACTACATATTTAAATAGTTTGCGTTTAGGTGACTACATTTTGCCTGATTTGTAGCCACCCCTTACCCTTTACATTATCATTTTAAATTGTAAATATGTGAGTTTTATCTCCGAGAACGGACAAAATGTAAGGATGGACTGGCCGGGATTTGAACCCGGAGCCTCCCCATTGCCAACGGGGCGTTATGCCGGATTTAACTACCAGCCCAGAGCTGGCCTCAGCTCGCACGGAATCGTATTAATGGGATTTCGCGCTGCTCAATCCCATAAACTCAATGCATCGCCGAAGCATCTCGTGAATGTAGCTTTAAGAATGCTTTATAAACTTATTCTTCATTTTTGAGTATATGCACAAGATTATCTACGCCACTGACCTGCACGGCAATAAGGTATTATTCCAAAAGCTGTTCGCCGAAGCTGCAAAAAACAAGGCAAAGGCAATTGTCTATGGCGGCGACATTGGCCCGCTCGAAACGTCCGGATTAAAGGACAGGATAGAAAACCAGAAAAAATTCCTTTTGGACTTCCTGCTGCCAAAGATCAAGGACCTCAAAAAAAAGAAAATTGGCTTCTACTGCATCATGGGCAACGGCGATTTCAAGGTCAATGAGGGCATTTTGGTTGAAGCAGACAAGAGAGGAGAACTGCACTATTTGCAAATGAAAGCAGCCGTGCTTGGAAAGCATAAAATTGCAGGATATGGCTTTGTCAATCTTTTCCCTTTTGCAACAAAAGACTGGGAAAAGCCCGAATTCGAGATGGTGCAGAGGGAAGGAATAAGGACCGTGCCTGTTGAAAGGACCACAATGAGCGAGGATTTGGCAGCCCTGAAAATGCTCTTTGACCCAAAAAAAACAGTCTATGTGCTTCACGCGCCGCCTTTTGACTCATTGCTGGATATGATTTACGGCGAAAGCCATGTCGGCTCAAAGGCAATAAGGCAGTTCATTGAGGAAACCCAGCCACGGCTGACCCTGCATGGCCACATACATGAATCTTCAGAAGTGTCCGGAAGCTTTGCTGACAGAATAGGCCGGACAATATGCCTTAATCCGGGCGCAAACCCATATGCAGACAAGGCAAGATTCCTCCTGTTAGACCTTGATGACCTGAAGAAAATCAAGATTCTTGAAGCAAAATAATATGCTTAAGTGATGTACAGCAGCATCCAGATTCCCACGCCGGTCAGAAGCAGTCCGACAATCAGGCGCATGTATTTCTTATTGGCGTTTCTCCAGGCCTCCATTGCCTGTGTTGACAATCCTTTGTAGACAAGGAACATTATGATAAAGAGCGGCAGGACAAATATGATGTTGTACAGGACAAGGTAGCTCATGTTCAATGCCGTGAAGCCGTTTATTGACATTAGGGTCAGAACTGCGAGGTAGACCGCTCCTGTGCATGGCAATTCAACCAGCGCGACAACAACGCCGAGCACAAAGGATATTGAGCCGCTGAGCATTGCTGATTGTTTTCCTTTCCCGCCCAATTTCTCTGCGATATCCTTTATTTTCTGGGCATAGCCGGGCAATATCTGGAGAGAAGGCCCCTTTCCATACCAAAAAAAATCCTTGAGCTCAAGCAGGCCAAAGATTATGATTGCTATGCCAATTATGATATAAGCATAGACTGAAAAATTGCCAAGGTGCTGGATAATTGGCAGCAATACCAATCCTGCGACCATGTAAGTTATGAATACACCGAATATGTAGATTGTGCCGTCCAGGAGCATGCGCTTCATGTCATGCGTCTTCTTCAGCAGATAAGAAAGCAGGAAAATGAGAACTCCGAATGCGCAGGGATTGATTCCATCAATGAGGGAAGCCCCGATTACAAAGGGGAGTGATAGTTCAGTTGCCATCTTAACTATGGTAAATTTGCAGGAAGAGTATATAAAATTTGTTATAGGGAGTTATAAGGGGATTAGCCAAACTCAATCTCAATCTCATCCCCGTCTTTCCAGACATAATTCTCGTATTCCTCGCTTGGAACGCCATTGACAGACATTTTGATTGCCCCTGCTGCCCCGCCTGGACAGGCATCGCCATTGCAGTAATCGCCTATGCAGCCATCTGCAAACCTCATCTCCATTTGTTCAAAAAATGCCTTAAGCGTCAGCTCAGATGGGTCCATCATTGCTTCGGTTGCCGGGTCAACAGGCTCGACATCATGCCAATGTATCAGGTTCCTTTCCTTGTGGGTATGCGCCATGCTTAACAGGCCGGTTTCAAGGGGGAAACTCACATCTTCCCCGCAAAGGTGGACAGCAATGTCCGCATGGACATGCATGGCTATTGTGCATTCCTCAGGTGTCTTGCAGACAACTATGCCGCTTTCCCCTCCCTCAGAATAGAATGTGAAGACACTGAACAGCAGCCCAAGGATTACTGCAAAGAATATTGCCAGGGTGAGCACTGGGTTCCAGGCGATTTTGCCCTGCGGAAAATAGTGGTTCCTGAAGATGACGAGCAAGGCAGCCAATATAACTAAGGAAACAAGGGTTATCCAGCCAAAGTTGGGCAGGACAAGGTTTTGGCCGAGATACTCCATTTTCAGCTGGAAATTGGGCAGTTGCCTGACAATATCCCAGAACCTGTCTGACATTCCGGCAGCTTTAGCCTCTTCCTCCTGTGCATATGCCAGAGGCAACAATATCAAAAGAACAAAGCCCAAAAGCATGTGTTTATGGCCACGAAATTGCATATTGAATCCTTGCCGGGGAGTATATAAATAATTTTCGGCTGAAATCAGCTTTGCCCGAAAAGTGAGTTTGGGCATCAGTTTTGCGAAGCCCATCCCTGGATGAGTTAAGCATTTTTCGGGGTTGCAGAGGAGAAAAAGGCAATGCACGAGAAGCTGCAATGCTGAGCAGATGCCCAAACCGAGCCGGAAGGCGAGTTTTCGGGCAAAGCCGGCTGAAATCGAAAAGTTTAAATATAAGTAGTATATAAATATGTATACTAATATACAGATTAGTATTTATAAGGAGGATGGCAAGATGGATAAAAAAAAGAAATCAGGCAAGGAGAAGGAGTCCAAGGAAAACTCCAATAAGCATGCGTGCGAATTTTGCTGATATTTTTTTTATTATTCTTAAATTCTATTTGAAAGTAGCGTGTTCTCGCAAATTATAAATATGATTAGGTATCCAGAAACAATAACAATGGTTAACAATGCCAAAAGGTTTGATGCGATAGTCATTGGCGGTGGCTCCTGCCTGAATATTGCTGATGAAATCTATGGACTGGGAAAAAAGGTGGCAATAATAGAAGAAGGCCCACTAGGAGGGACCTGCCTCAACAGGGGCTGCATACCGAGCAAGATGTTCATACATGTGGCTGATGTGATGGAAACAATAGCCAATGCAAAAAAGCTTGGCATAAAAGTTGGCCAGGCAAAGGCAAATTATTCAAGAATTGCAAAGAGAGTCAATTCCCTGGTTGACAGCGATGCATGGGAAATTGAAAAAGGGATTCGTGCAGAAAAGAATTTCACGCTTTACAAGAAAAGGGCAAAATTTATCGGGAAAAAAATAGTCCAGGTGGGCAACGAGACAATTACTGCTGATAAAATATTCATAGGGGCCGGCACAAGGCCATTGATATTGCCCATCCCGGGGATTGAGGATACACCTTTCTTGACAAGCACGGAAGCCTTGCGCCTGAAAAAAATCCCGAAATCAATGGTAATCCTGGGAGGAGGATACATTGCTGCTGAGCTTGCCCATTTCTTTGGCAGTTTCGGGACAAGAATAAGCATTGTGGAAATGACTGACAGGATGCTGGGGGCAGAGGATGAGGAGATTTCAAGGGCATTTACAAAGGCTTTCTCTGGCAAGCATAAGCTTTTACTCGGATATAAAGGGATTAAGGTGGGTAAAACAAAGCAGGGGATTTTCCTGAGGGCGAAGAATGTTGCTAATGGAAAGTCAAAGACCCTCCAGGCTGAAAAGCTGCTCGTTGCTGTCGGGAGGGTGCCCAATTCCGACCTCCTTGATGTCGCCAAGTCCGGCATAGCCACCAATAATCACGGGTACATCAAAGTGGATGGATATATGCAGACCAATGTGCCGGGGATCTGGGCCATAGGGGATATTGCAGGCATTTACCTGTTTAAGCATTCTGCCAATCTTGAAGCACAATTTGCATTCCATAATGCGTACCATCCTGGCCATGAGCAGAAAGTTGATTACACTGCAATGCCGCATGCCGTTTTCTCCTCGCCGCAAGTGGCAGGGGTAGGCATGACTGAGAATGATGCGAAAGCAAAAAAGATAGATTATGTTGCGGGAAGATATGAATACAGGAGAACTGCAATGGGTGCCGCGATGATGGAGGCGGGCGGTTTTGTGAAAGTCATTGCTGCCAAAAAAACCGGGATGATTTTAGGCTGCCATATTATAGGGCCTGAAGCCTCGACGCTAATCCATGAAGTAGTGGTCGCCATGCAAAACAATGGGACAGTAAATGCTATCCGCAAGGCAGTGCATGCCCATCCAGCACTGTCTGAAGTTGTGCAGAGGGCATTCAACAATTTGCCCATGTAATTCATCCTGCGCCGAAAAATTTAAGAATAAAGACTTTCCTGTGATTCATTGAAAAAAAGGTGATGTTATGGCTGATGATTGCGTATTTTGCAAAATAGCAAAGGGAGAAATCCCGGCCTCTAAAGTTTATGAAGACAAGAACTACCTGGTTTTCCTGGACATTATGCCTGCCAATAAAGGGCACCTGCTCGTTATCCCAAAAAAGCATTACCTCAGCCTCGAGGAAATGCCAGAAAAAGCAGCTACTGGCCTCATTCTTATAGAGCAAAAGGCCATCAAAGCAATGGTCAAGACATTGAATCCGGACGGATACAATTGCCTGCAGAACAACCATTTCGCGGCAGGGCAGCTTATCCCGCATGCGCATGTTCACATTATTCCAAGGTACAACAGCGACAGGTTCAAGCTCGACTGGCCGCATATCAGCTATGACAGCGGCGAGCTGGATGAATTCACAAGGAAGATAAAGAAAGGCTGGTAAGTAAAAAGCTTTTTATAAGGACCATTTCTCTTAAGTCATGAATTTACCAGGCCAAGTTGGCATGGAGTTTTGGGTATTGAGCAAGGCGAAATACCCGCAATACTAATCCGGGTGTCAGCTGCGGGTATAACTCAGCTTGGTTAGAGTGTCGGTCTCATAAAATGAGATATTCATTTTGGGCAAGCCGAAAGTCCCGAGTTCAAATCTCGGTACCCGCATAGCCTTTTAGGAAAAGGCTATCATCCAAAAATGTTTTTCCTCCGGAAAAACGATTTGCTACGCAAATCATTTGAATGGTAGTCTTTCCAAAGGCACAAAAGATTATGGAATTTTCTACAACGAATCAATTACCTGCCTGCTGATGTGTGAAAGGTCTGGCTTTATATGGCCGTACATGTTGATTGCATGCTTCGGCTTCAGGTTCATTATCCTTGCCAGTTCTTCCAGCGGCATGCCCGCGTTCCTTGCCCGCCAGCCAAAGTCCCTGCGGATTTCCACAGTTGTTG is a genomic window containing:
- a CDS encoding PKD domain-containing protein; the protein is MEKNLRIVTSILFAFSLMLASALAVIAENDTVPAIPACTDTDQGLNFNLKGFATGNNGNGAVGTIYDACFVRYANGGGYQTASCSGDNCALEEATCSGNYIATYSPNGQGVSCPYGCNDGACLISAPLPVVSTISVVTPYGGESWMLGHAYTIGWKTSSVPTAYWTSKPVIELVDSNGQAVYKTTATSTFVGPDDSRFGRTSISISDPSFLNMKLKVRISIYDTNNNLAAQGTSEGYVFFTNSGVAIGCGQSTSSQVRNPLYPMDKTFASLSTLSHPEILKYRIMWGGGWSDWYTPGINDVDWKTNDDGTRRRVWAYFNDHTHEIMVCGSEPAPANKPPVITSIGGPVSLQAQETGTWKISAYDPDGNYLAYEISWGDENLGAPVSADEKGGFQSSGTFQHTYYAPGYYTITFAAIDDKGATTKSTLTVQVGQSVQQADLTIGSISIQQQDSVDSQGRVQVKINGMVQNIGTATSAPYNVILYVDNIFMNSGNGYHGLTPGETEGPDNVGGGSYYSPGWHTVKFYLQPTGADKDSSNNIAEEKFYVSETGNKAPVIDSFTGPGALNVNEVGTWGISAHDPDGALLTFTALWGDETNEGTAKSVPLVPLSPGTTATMQHQYSSAGDYIVTFTVRDETGLTAVQSHKVSVSDTGDEIIAYFGKPFRLDEGQTARMVDNGAKITLIRAITTDCPVISTCPIKMVQCTEGTVPYTSLNVAGCKILTCIPAGETYPVEAVQESMTETASAASGGGSGGSSGANTVSIANAQSTSVITTTKEPSIITETPACKASQAAVQIEYQGSKESRIFTQNEPAQYQNMLVTVKNVNYKSASFIVNSVEPDAQIVKLNEKFLLKTGGKAMLSQPYLRVELMKIVAMAEMVRSQKVIVSPTSSVESNMLTGQAVLEAKPTLVTEAPVVATRYMVIGTVTNEEGKVLKFNMEEGDVFNINGIAMVLHKIDPAYQQTVFSFIKGTDSSVEHPLPPTETTKVSESETEFASGSSEISVGTDEVSKGEVSKKCDGCVKGNLCLSVGLRTRDSKGAATYCDLDTAIKYQKEIGQVCDNNFECQTNTCNSGSCVDLQKQLEENMSMMQKIAAWFERIFG
- the gltX gene encoding glutamate--tRNA ligase, coding for MDFEAQLYKYALQNAVRFNGTANEKTVVGRLLSESEEARKKIDEIRTKAQEVCVRVNAMSQDAQAAELKKVAPELLEESRGKKHEERDIFAFLGIRPGEYVATAFPPEPSKYPHIGHAKAIMLNYLLARKHEGKFYLRFEDTNPELAEKEFYDIHLDNYSWLGIEPDIIDNASNHMEEFSLFADQLIKKGKAYVCTCPTEIMRENRAKGMECACRKNELKKIQHLWQDMFLMKEGEAVLRMKIDLTHQNTTMRDPVLMRIIEKGHPLTGRRYRVWPTYDFENSIMDGLQKITHRLRSKEFELRNELQRHIQLELGFDQTKIFEFARFNMEGVESSGRIIRDKIKNGELVGWDDPSLTTLVALRRRGFVPDAIKNFIVNTGITKAEATLTWDDLIVQNRRILDSSCNRYFFIDDPVEIHIRGAPDSTSHLKLHPDYPNRGTRDLITHSGFLLSRNDFQSLEDNALYRLMDCLNFTRKGNDFSFHSKEVEKYKTAGKKIMHWLPAADGLVDVTVMMPDKVVRSGKAEPMLKNVKVNEIVQFERFGFCRLDSIGGENGQLNFWYTHK
- a CDS encoding GAP family protein: MATELSLPFVIGASLIDGINPCAFGVLIFLLSYLLKKTHDMKRMLLDGTIYIFGVFITYMVAGLVLLPIIQHLGNFSVYAYIIIGIAIIIFGLLELKDFFWYGKGPSLQILPGYAQKIKDIAEKLGGKGKQSAMLSGSISFVLGVVVALVELPCTGAVYLAVLTLMSINGFTALNMSYLVLYNIIFVLPLFIIMFLVYKGLSTQAMEAWRNANKKYMRLIVGLLLTGVGIWMLLYIT
- a CDS encoding Fic family protein, which translates into the protein MHIEKRVEGKKAKYFLAHSYREGAKVYKFRKYLGQDLKVELLEERREIAEKLILEEIHKYNIIKDPLQTKLSEKEIEEIKKLEAQIPLKISHLSKEDWQTFSRIFTYNTNAIEGSKLNVKEVKELLEKDKWPDKSKEDIAEAYGVDEAIMLIRTTKEHVSIELIKKIHKIVFKNSKSFAGQLRKKGEEVVVMGSGGQVVHEGAPQTRINHLLKELIRWYEKNKNEYPALVLGAVIHNQFENIHPFRDGNGRVGRILLNNILIKHNLPPININLKNRQGYYESLQEYEKNHNLKPTIGLYMKEYNSLKKQLGGHKKKKM
- a CDS encoding metallophosphoesterase, producing the protein MHKIIYATDLHGNKVLFQKLFAEAAKNKAKAIVYGGDIGPLETSGLKDRIENQKKFLLDFLLPKIKDLKKKKIGFYCIMGNGDFKVNEGILVEADKRGELHYLQMKAAVLGKHKIAGYGFVNLFPFATKDWEKPEFEMVQREGIRTVPVERTTMSEDLAALKMLFDPKKTVYVLHAPPFDSLLDMIYGESHVGSKAIRQFIEETQPRLTLHGHIHESSEVSGSFADRIGRTICLNPGANPYADKARFLLLDLDDLKKIKILEAK